A genomic segment from uncultured Marinifilum sp. encodes:
- a CDS encoding carboxypeptidase-like regulatory domain-containing protein: MKKFVFLFIALLAIGLESQAINVVTPEGDKELDAAAIATIETTSLSGIVLDTETGEALAGVAIRFEGSAETVYTDFDGNFKISNVVPGNYNVLSSYISYTNNKLKNVNVNGKNNVIRLVLKKD, from the coding sequence ATGAAAAAATTTGTTTTCCTATTTATTGCACTATTAGCAATTGGACTAGAAAGTCAAGCAATTAACGTAGTAACACCTGAGGGTGATAAAGAATTAGATGCAGCAGCTATTGCAACTATTGAAACAACTAGCTTGTCTGGTATTGTTTTAGATACAGAAACAGGTGAAGCATTAGCAGGAGTAGCTATCCGTTTCGAAGGATCAGCAGAAACTGTTTATACCGATTTTGATGGTAACTTTAAAATTAGCAATGTAGTTCCTGGCAACTATAATGTATTGTCAAGCTATATTTCTTATACCAACAATAAGCTAAAAAATGTAAATGTAAACGGAAAAAATAACGTTATCCGTTTGGTACTAAAAAAGGACTAA
- a CDS encoding ATP-binding protein has product MKIISSTKVSIYTSLIATVLIICAFVLHTLIKGEFIYVLIYALLTACVIYNVSKYLVNRFLYSKVRMLYKIIHDTQVIDNELSSKIKSTDILAEAEKKVMEWSKNRGSLVAQLKKQEKYRKEFIGNVSHELKTPIFNIQGYILTLLDGGLEDASINRNYLERTEKSINRMITIVKDLEVISKLESGELKLLYERFNIIDLINEVIEMQEMRAKKHGIKLIFEQSNSAPKYVYADKKEIFQVLNNLIVNSIKYGKDKGTTVIEVMSMDNKALIEIRDNGIGIEADNLPRIFERFYRVDKSRARNMGGSGLGLAIVKHIIDAHKQSINVSSNYGKGTSFTFALDKSK; this is encoded by the coding sequence ATGAAAATAATATCATCAACAAAAGTTAGTATTTATACCAGTTTAATAGCTACTGTGTTAATTATATGTGCCTTTGTGCTACATACCTTAATTAAAGGTGAATTTATATATGTATTAATATATGCTTTACTAACCGCTTGTGTCATTTATAACGTAAGTAAATATTTGGTAAACCGATTTTTATACTCTAAGGTAAGAATGCTTTATAAAATCATTCACGATACTCAGGTAATAGATAATGAACTAAGTAGTAAAATAAAATCAACTGATATTTTGGCCGAAGCCGAAAAAAAAGTCATGGAGTGGAGTAAAAACAGAGGTTCACTGGTGGCTCAGTTAAAAAAACAGGAGAAATACAGAAAAGAATTTATAGGTAATGTATCACATGAATTAAAAACACCTATATTTAATATACAAGGATATATTTTAACATTACTGGATGGCGGTCTTGAAGATGCTTCAATTAACAGAAATTATCTGGAACGTACTGAAAAAAGTATTAATAGAATGATCACAATTGTAAAAGATCTGGAAGTGATCTCAAAATTGGAATCAGGTGAACTAAAACTTTTATACGAGCGTTTTAATATTATCGATTTAATTAATGAAGTGATTGAAATGCAGGAAATGCGGGCCAAAAAACATGGCATTAAACTAATATTTGAACAAAGTAATTCCGCACCAAAATATGTTTATGCTGACAAAAAGGAAATTTTTCAGGTTTTAAATAATTTAATTGTAAATTCGATAAAATATGGAAAAGATAAAGGAACCACTGTTATTGAGGTGATGAGTATGGACAACAAAGCTCTTATTGAAATAAGAGATAACGGAATTGGAATTGAAGCCGATAACCTGCCAAGAATTTTTGAAAGATTTTATCGTGTTGATAAAAGCAGAGCACGAAACATGGGAGGTTCAGGACTAGGTTTAGCCATTGTTAAGCATATTATCGATGCGCATAAGCAAAGTATAAATGTAAGTAGTAATTATGGCAAAGGTACCAGCTTTACTTTTGCACTTGATAAATCAAAATAA
- a CDS encoding glycoside hydrolase family 16 protein, with amino-acid sequence MSFFLAYKLRRASDTVAIEKKRDELRNDFEEFEKFSKSDELKNFYELETYVLSDKFKNHRKDIEGKSFKKSQLFKDEKQFKRFQKSRKFRTYFKLKDSSELTNYKQLSESDELKKFKDLETLVKSSSFNKKEQATELNEYKKLKSSSRIKGYFKFGKSKALRIYQEVEKSSDLKTYYQLEEKISSDDFLKEKKFLLDKKRFEKTEEYEKLQEYQQLKASEKFVKFFKLKHKNPFGEIKKWELTFSDEFDNNKLDTAKWTTKYYWGDKLLNKAYSLAGDLQSFTDGDNIQVSGTSAILQARKEKKEGLLWKNNLGFVPQQFEYTSAIINTGNSFKQKYGKFEAKIKLKNHSQVQNSFWMVSDKILPHVDILKTSNEGKLLFGNYWGNEKSPQKNEFKVKGVDLSKGYFIYTLNWSADKLEWKINDVSVKSINEGIPKESMYLNFCLAVKEASNNLNSELEIDWLRCYQMKK; translated from the coding sequence ATGAGCTTTTTTTTAGCATATAAACTACGCAGAGCATCAGATACTGTTGCCATTGAGAAAAAAAGAGACGAACTAAGAAATGATTTCGAAGAGTTTGAAAAATTTTCAAAATCAGATGAATTAAAAAACTTTTACGAACTCGAAACTTATGTCCTTTCCGATAAGTTTAAAAATCACCGAAAAGATATAGAAGGAAAAAGCTTTAAAAAAAGTCAACTATTTAAGGATGAAAAACAATTTAAGCGTTTTCAAAAATCCCGAAAATTTAGAACTTATTTTAAATTAAAAGATTCTTCTGAACTTACTAATTATAAGCAACTAAGCGAGTCGGATGAATTAAAAAAATTTAAAGATCTTGAAACTCTTGTAAAATCATCCTCATTTAACAAAAAGGAACAAGCCACCGAATTAAATGAGTATAAGAAACTAAAATCATCATCTCGAATAAAAGGATATTTTAAATTCGGAAAATCTAAAGCACTGAGAATATATCAGGAAGTAGAAAAATCATCCGATCTTAAAACTTATTATCAACTGGAAGAAAAAATTAGTTCTGATGATTTCTTGAAAGAAAAGAAATTCCTACTAGATAAAAAACGATTTGAAAAGACCGAAGAATATGAGAAACTTCAGGAATATCAGCAACTAAAAGCAAGTGAGAAATTTGTGAAATTTTTCAAATTGAAACATAAAAACCCATTCGGTGAAATTAAAAAATGGGAACTTACTTTTTCCGATGAATTTGATAATAATAAGCTTGATACTGCCAAATGGACTACCAAATACTATTGGGGCGATAAATTATTAAATAAAGCTTATTCTTTAGCCGGAGATTTACAATCTTTTACCGATGGAGATAATATACAAGTTTCAGGAACATCGGCTATTCTACAAGCTAGAAAAGAAAAAAAAGAAGGTTTATTATGGAAAAATAATTTAGGTTTTGTACCACAACAATTCGAATATACTTCGGCAATTATAAATACCGGAAATTCATTCAAACAAAAGTATGGTAAATTCGAAGCGAAAATTAAATTAAAAAATCATTCTCAGGTTCAAAATTCGTTTTGGATGGTATCAGATAAAATTCTTCCTCATGTTGATATACTTAAAACTAGCAATGAAGGTAAACTTTTGTTTGGCAATTATTGGGGAAATGAGAAATCGCCACAGAAAAATGAATTTAAAGTTAAAGGTGTTGATTTAAGTAAAGGCTATTTTATTTACACTCTTAATTGGAGTGCTGATAAATTGGAATGGAAAATTAACGACGTAAGCGTTAAAAGTATAAACGAAGGAATACCTAAAGAATCGATGTATTTAAATTTCTGCCTCGCTGTTAAGGAAGCAAGCAATAATTTAAACTCGGAATTAGAAATTGATTGGCTTAGATGTTACCAAATGAAAAAATAA
- a CDS encoding toxin-antitoxin system YwqK family antitoxin: MIKKLGVILGLLLCLFANHSFSQPIEEIEGLYYSTQGELYTGTYTEFYESGAKRIEMNLVEGKRNGKITLFFENENVQEVRSYVNGLMDGTWITWNDKSVKIAEANYNKNKKHGKWYIWDDNGVKRYEMEYYEGKKVGTWYIWDAKGNLVKERKF, translated from the coding sequence ATGATTAAAAAGTTAGGAGTAATATTAGGCTTATTATTGTGCCTTTTTGCTAATCACTCATTTTCGCAACCAATAGAAGAAATAGAGGGATTATATTATTCTACCCAGGGAGAACTTTACACCGGAACGTATACAGAGTTTTATGAAAGCGGTGCTAAAAGAATAGAAATGAATCTTGTTGAGGGAAAACGTAATGGAAAAATTACTCTTTTCTTCGAAAATGAAAATGTTCAGGAAGTTCGCTCTTATGTGAACGGTTTAATGGACGGAACATGGATTACCTGGAATGATAAATCAGTAAAAATTGCAGAAGCCAATTACAACAAAAATAAAAAGCATGGCAAGTGGTACATTTGGGACGACAATGGAGTAAAACGCTATGAAATGGAGTATTACGAAGGAAAAAAAGTCGGAACTTGGTACATTTGGGATGCCAAAGGTAATTTAGTTAAAGAACGGAAGTTTTAG
- a CDS encoding TonB-dependent receptor, with the protein MTKQVLLVLLLTLTSFGLYAQKGSITGNVKDGKTGEALIGASVFVDGTTLGTVTDFDGNYTLTNVPEGTVTVKCSFISYETSAKENINVSEGNSVTVDFVMGESTVALNDVKVIAKAKRESEVVLLLDQKKSAVIKQSIGAQELATQGVSDAADAATKVTGVSKQNDTKGLNVRGLGDRYNTTTLNGLPLPSNNAEFKNIDLELFSTDVIEFIDLEKVPGAHLYGDFAGANVNVVSKIHSGDPFLKIALKTGYNSSLADADDFYLGDGPGMLGFDDFDYQDNLDVYDFETNWNPEEKTVYPFTDISLSAGKTFEFENSKLNAFATISFDNEYQYSDLLQRQVNGSDFFRKDLLGEQYKYMTQTTGMLNLNYNWNSNNIYLNSMLLNTSEQSLKNLRGFIFDLAEEGGFVRRSEYERNTVLVNQLLGDHKLNSKMNLNWGIAYNTVNNIVPDRRHNTMENGTDTEKYFATNDQANNNRYFHDLQENEIAANINWDYTFGEGFEDADYRGKLTVGYNGKYKDRSFESTQFNHKINNNQLTDINNIDSYFNNENLQNGLFDLKVLSSNFIILSTYDGEQIINAGFANLEYNFSSRFLALIGIRAENVYQEIEYNTVLGEGKEDFTEFKFLPSLSLKYALTEKANLRFALGITYTLPQFKETAPFIFEGITDVSIGNPYIEPSTNYNGELKWEYFPKASELLSVAVFGKYISNPINRFVRASAGNEFTFGNTGDWAYIYGLEFETKKNIWTSTTENTSKKLYASANFTIMDTKQELDSEKLKEETEGSYTANFNKDEEELQGSAPFIANANLNYKYSWKEGENSITSSLVYRYESDRMYLIGYSSLGNQVDNELHNLDFVVKSKFNNWGLSLSVKNILDQDIERYQENETQDWLVKSYKKGIKFGLGVSYTF; encoded by the coding sequence ATGACAAAGCAAGTATTATTAGTTTTATTACTCACTCTTACCTCATTTGGTTTATATGCACAGAAGGGAAGCATTACTGGTAATGTGAAGGATGGAAAAACCGGCGAAGCTTTAATTGGAGCTTCGGTTTTTGTTGATGGAACTACCTTAGGAACAGTAACCGATTTTGATGGCAATTATACATTAACTAATGTACCTGAAGGAACGGTAACTGTAAAGTGTTCTTTTATTTCTTATGAAACATCTGCAAAAGAAAATATTAATGTAAGTGAGGGAAATTCCGTTACTGTTGATTTTGTAATGGGCGAATCGACTGTTGCTCTTAACGATGTAAAAGTAATTGCCAAAGCAAAAAGAGAATCGGAAGTGGTTCTTTTACTGGATCAGAAAAAATCTGCTGTAATAAAGCAATCTATTGGTGCTCAGGAACTGGCAACACAAGGTGTTTCGGATGCAGCTGATGCCGCAACAAAAGTAACCGGTGTTAGCAAGCAAAACGATACAAAGGGTTTAAATGTTCGTGGTTTGGGCGACCGTTACAACACAACTACTTTAAACGGATTACCATTACCATCTAATAATGCTGAGTTTAAAAATATCGACCTCGAACTGTTTTCAACCGATGTTATTGAATTTATCGATCTGGAAAAAGTTCCGGGAGCACATTTGTATGGCGATTTTGCAGGTGCCAATGTTAATGTGGTATCGAAAATTCATAGCGGAGATCCATTTTTGAAAATTGCTTTAAAAACCGGTTACAACTCAAGTCTGGCCGATGCTGATGATTTTTATTTGGGCGATGGTCCGGGAATGTTGGGATTCGATGATTTCGATTATCAGGATAATTTGGATGTTTATGACTTCGAGACCAATTGGAATCCTGAAGAAAAAACAGTTTATCCTTTTACAGATATCTCGCTTTCGGCAGGTAAAACTTTTGAGTTTGAAAACTCTAAACTAAATGCATTTGCAACCATCTCTTTCGATAATGAATATCAGTATAGTGATTTATTGCAAAGACAGGTTAATGGTAGTGATTTCTTCAGAAAAGATCTTTTGGGTGAGCAATACAAATACATGACTCAAACCACAGGAATGTTGAATTTAAATTACAACTGGAATTCTAACAATATTTATTTGAATTCGATGTTGCTAAATACTTCGGAGCAATCGCTGAAAAATTTAAGAGGATTTATTTTCGATTTGGCTGAAGAAGGTGGATTTGTTCGCAGATCTGAATATGAGAGAAATACAGTTTTGGTGAATCAACTGTTGGGCGATCATAAATTAAATTCGAAAATGAATTTAAATTGGGGAATTGCCTACAATACTGTAAACAACATTGTTCCCGATCGCCGTCACAATACAATGGAAAATGGTACTGATACTGAAAAGTATTTTGCAACCAACGACCAGGCAAACAACAACCGATATTTTCATGATTTGCAGGAAAATGAAATTGCTGCCAATATCAATTGGGATTATACATTTGGTGAAGGATTTGAAGATGCCGATTATCGCGGTAAGCTAACTGTAGGTTACAATGGTAAATACAAAGACAGAAGTTTTGAATCTACTCAGTTCAACCATAAAATTAACAACAATCAGCTTACCGATATCAATAATATCGATTCATATTTCAATAATGAAAATCTCCAAAATGGTTTGTTCGACCTAAAAGTATTGTCGAGTAATTTTATTATTCTTTCGACCTATGACGGAGAACAAATAATTAATGCTGGTTTTGCAAATTTAGAGTATAACTTCAGTTCAAGATTTTTGGCTTTAATCGGAATTCGTGCCGAAAATGTATATCAGGAAATTGAATACAATACTGTATTGGGCGAAGGAAAAGAAGACTTTACCGAATTTAAATTTTTACCAAGTCTTTCGTTAAAATATGCATTGACCGAAAAAGCCAACCTTCGATTTGCATTGGGTATTACTTATACTTTGCCTCAGTTTAAAGAAACAGCTCCGTTTATTTTCGAAGGAATTACCGATGTTTCGATAGGTAATCCATACATCGAACCTTCAACAAACTACAATGGCGAATTAAAATGGGAGTACTTTCCTAAAGCAAGCGAATTGCTGTCGGTTGCTGTGTTCGGAAAATATATTTCAAACCCTATTAACCGATTTGTGAGAGCTTCGGCAGGTAACGAGTTTACTTTTGGTAATACCGGTGACTGGGCTTATATCTATGGTTTGGAATTCGAAACCAAGAAAAATATCTGGACATCGACAACAGAAAATACTTCAAAGAAATTATATGCTTCGGCCAACTTTACAATTATGGATACCAAACAAGAGTTGGATTCAGAAAAGCTGAAAGAAGAAACTGAAGGAAGCTATACAGCCAATTTCAATAAAGACGAAGAAGAGCTTCAGGGTTCTGCTCCATTTATCGCAAATGCCAACTTAAACTACAAATATTCATGGAAAGAAGGTGAAAATTCAATTACCTCTTCATTGGTATACCGATACGAATCGGACAGAATGTATTTGATTGGTTATTCAAGTTTAGGAAACCAGGTTGACAATGAATTACACAATCTTGACTTTGTTGTAAAATCAAAATTCAACAACTGGGGACTGAGTTTATCTGTGAAAAATATTCTGGATCAGGATATTGAAAGATATCAGGAAAACGAAACTCAAGACTGGCTTGTTAAGTCATACAAAAAAGGAATAAAATTCGGTTTAGGAGTATCCTATACCTTTTAA
- a CDS encoding ComF family protein: MSIKSTILVWLNDFINLFYPNLCQACGNYLFKNEIAICTRCLYDLPTTDFYLQKNNPVSMLFWGRVKIEYAASYFTFSKGSKFQKLIHKLKYHNQQGIGVELGKHLGAQLKKSDFFKDIDLIVPVPLHAEKQRIRGYNQAGLVAKGISYSLNVPVEVNNLYRTVHTQSQTRKSKLERWQNVDSIFKIKNTSQFTGKHILLVDDVVTTGSTLEACAHAILQAEDSRVSIATLAYA, from the coding sequence ATGAGTATAAAGAGCACGATTTTAGTATGGTTAAACGATTTTATTAATCTTTTTTATCCCAATCTGTGCCAGGCTTGTGGCAATTATCTGTTTAAAAATGAAATTGCAATTTGTACCCGATGTTTGTACGATTTACCTACAACGGATTTTTATCTGCAAAAAAATAATCCGGTTTCTATGTTATTTTGGGGACGAGTAAAAATTGAATATGCAGCTTCTTATTTTACTTTTTCCAAAGGCAGTAAATTTCAGAAGCTGATCCATAAGTTAAAATACCATAATCAGCAGGGTATAGGAGTTGAACTAGGGAAGCATTTGGGAGCACAACTTAAAAAGTCAGACTTTTTTAAAGATATTGATTTAATAGTACCAGTTCCTTTGCATGCCGAAAAACAAAGAATCAGAGGTTACAACCAGGCAGGGTTGGTGGCTAAGGGCATAAGTTATAGCTTAAATGTTCCTGTTGAAGTGAATAATTTATATCGGACGGTGCATACACAGTCTCAAACCAGAAAAAGTAAACTTGAACGGTGGCAAAATGTAGATAGTATTTTTAAAATTAAGAATACATCACAATTTACAGGTAAGCATATTCTTCTGGTTGATGATGTTGTAACTACCGGATCGACTCTTGAAGCTTGCGCTCATGCTATTCTGCAGGCCGAGGATAGCAGAGTAAGTATTGCAACTTTGGCTTATGCCTAG
- a CDS encoding energy transducer TonB — MNSIKDTITSISTQIIQFGKYIVFEFKEFLSRNKYGVMGTLAFHMILLIILFSFKLNTRREFIEPEIFIDIPLEVAEQILKEEEEKIEKALEEKKSEISESVNELLKSIAVNQNVKKSNSDPKVKVENMIEEIRKNLDEYGSDEAPGGEKNTNDYKLDSITAAEAKEKQRALDSLQSIEYSGPSSVYYSLEGRHKIYLPIPVFKCEGEGKIVVQITVNRNGKVINAKVLEKESGVRDECLFEAAIGASYKTKFNVSSSSPIQQKGSITYHFVRQ; from the coding sequence ATGAATTCAATAAAAGATACTATAACATCCATTAGCACTCAAATCATTCAATTTGGTAAATATATAGTATTTGAATTTAAAGAATTTTTAAGCCGGAATAAATACGGTGTAATGGGAACTCTGGCATTCCACATGATTTTGTTGATTATTTTGTTTTCGTTTAAATTAAACACTCGAAGAGAATTTATTGAACCAGAAATTTTCATTGATATTCCATTAGAAGTAGCTGAACAGATACTTAAAGAAGAAGAAGAAAAAATTGAAAAAGCACTGGAAGAAAAAAAATCTGAAATTTCTGAGAGTGTAAATGAACTTCTTAAATCAATTGCCGTAAACCAAAACGTTAAAAAATCTAATTCCGATCCAAAAGTAAAGGTTGAGAATATGATTGAGGAGATTCGCAAGAATTTAGATGAGTATGGATCTGATGAAGCACCTGGAGGTGAAAAAAATACTAATGATTATAAATTAGACAGTATCACCGCAGCCGAAGCTAAAGAAAAGCAGCGTGCTTTAGATTCTTTACAAAGTATTGAATATAGTGGACCAAGCAGTGTTTATTACAGCTTAGAAGGTCGCCATAAAATTTATTTACCCATACCGGTATTTAAATGTGAAGGAGAAGGAAAAATTGTTGTGCAAATAACAGTAAACAGAAATGGAAAAGTAATTAATGCTAAAGTGTTGGAAAAAGAATCGGGCGTAAGAGATGAATGTTTGTTCGAAGCAGCTATTGGTGCTTCTTATAAAACAAAATTTAATGTTAGTAGCTCTAGTCCAATTCAACAAAAAGGAAGCATTACTTATCATTTTGTAAGACAATAA
- a CDS encoding response regulator transcription factor gives MENSNYKILLVDDEADILEFLSYNLKKEGFQVSTAGDGKEAIEKAKKFHPHLIILDVMMPEMDGIETCEKIRSLPEFSDVLISFLTARGEDYSQIAGFEAGADDYINKPIKPKVFISRVKALLKRSGRISGENSASNKLITIGNISIDRERYLIIQNGKEFSLPRKEFELLVLLVSRPQKVFTRDAIYSSIWGEKIIVGDRTIDVHIRKLREKIGDKYIQTVKGVGYKFVDAN, from the coding sequence ATGGAAAATAGTAATTACAAAATTTTATTGGTCGACGATGAAGCAGATATTCTCGAATTTTTAAGTTATAATCTTAAAAAAGAAGGCTTTCAGGTTTCAACAGCTGGCGATGGTAAGGAAGCTATAGAAAAGGCAAAAAAATTTCATCCACATTTAATTATTCTGGATGTAATGATGCCAGAAATGGATGGTATCGAAACTTGCGAAAAAATTCGATCTCTTCCTGAGTTTTCTGATGTATTAATCTCATTCTTAACTGCACGTGGAGAAGATTATTCTCAAATTGCCGGTTTTGAAGCCGGAGCTGATGACTACATTAATAAGCCAATAAAACCAAAAGTTTTTATTAGCCGAGTTAAAGCATTATTAAAAAGATCGGGACGAATTTCTGGCGAAAATTCTGCATCGAACAAATTAATAACTATTGGTAATATTTCTATTGATAGAGAAAGATATTTAATAATCCAAAATGGTAAAGAATTTTCATTACCACGCAAAGAATTTGAATTGCTGGTATTACTTGTTTCCCGTCCGCAAAAAGTTTTTACACGCGATGCAATTTATTCTTCAATTTGGGGTGAAAAAATTATTGTTGGAGATAGAACAATTGATGTTCACATTCGAAAACTTCGCGAGAAAATTGGTGATAAATATATTCAAACCGTTAAAGGTGTAGGCTATAAATTTGTTGATGCCAACTAG